From Flavobacterium arcticum, the proteins below share one genomic window:
- the ruvX gene encoding Holliday junction resolvase RuvX, with amino-acid sequence MTNDFFGSKGKGRILAIDYGLKRTGIAVTDEMQMIASGLTTIPSGTAIEWLKDYFEKEHVEKVLIGEPKQMNNEPSQSAPLIAAFVEKFKKSFPDMVLEGVDERFTSKMAFQTMINSGLKKKQRQNKALIDEISATIMLQDYLSRKNII; translated from the coding sequence ATGACAAATGATTTTTTTGGTAGTAAAGGAAAAGGACGTATTCTTGCTATAGACTATGGACTAAAACGTACTGGTATAGCAGTAACCGATGAAATGCAAATGATAGCTTCGGGGCTTACAACTATACCGTCGGGAACTGCTATAGAATGGCTAAAAGATTATTTTGAAAAAGAACATGTAGAAAAGGTTTTAATTGGTGAACCTAAGCAAATGAATAATGAGCCATCACAAAGTGCCCCGTTGATAGCTGCCTTTGTAGAAAAGTTTAAAAAATCATTTCCTGATATGGTTTTAGAGGGGGTAGATGAGCGTTTTACAAGTAAAATGGCATTTCAAACAATGATAAATAGTGGGTTAAAGAAAAAACAACGTCAGAATAAAGCACTAATTGATGAAATTTCCGCAACAATTATGCTTCAAGATTATTTATCACGAAAAAATATCATTTAA
- a CDS encoding class I SAM-dependent methyltransferase — MKDNFSLQAKDYSIYRPHYPQEMISYIMTFVKNKNKALDVATGNGQVATAIALFFTTVYGIDISQKQLDNAVQQENIIYKIQRAEHTSFNTEEFDLITIAQAIHWFEFDAFYNEVYRILKPSGVIAVMGYGLFQSNTETEGVINYFYNNIIGNFWDSERRYIEEEYKTIPFPFDEVETNKQFSITFTWTFEQLVGYLETWSAVQHYIRQNGSNPLNIIKDDLKESWAKSDMRVTFPLLLRIGRLEKN; from the coding sequence ATGAAAGATAATTTTTCGTTGCAAGCTAAAGATTATTCAATATACCGCCCTCATTATCCACAAGAAATGATTTCCTATATAATGACTTTTGTAAAAAATAAAAATAAAGCATTAGATGTAGCAACGGGTAATGGTCAGGTTGCTACTGCAATAGCTCTTTTTTTTACAACTGTTTATGGTATTGATATTAGCCAAAAACAATTAGACAATGCTGTACAGCAAGAAAATATTATCTACAAAATACAGAGGGCAGAACATACTAGTTTTAACACTGAAGAGTTTGATCTTATTACAATAGCACAGGCTATACATTGGTTTGAATTTGATGCTTTTTATAATGAGGTTTATCGCATCCTAAAGCCTTCAGGGGTTATAGCTGTAATGGGGTATGGACTTTTTCAATCTAATACAGAAACAGAAGGAGTAATAAATTATTTTTACAATAATATAATTGGTAATTTTTGGGATTCTGAGCGTAGGTACATAGAGGAGGAGTATAAAACAATACCTTTTCCTTTTGATGAGGTTGAAACTAACAAACAGTTTTCAATTACTTTTACATGGACATTTGAGCAGCTCGTGGGGTATCTTGAAACATGGTCTGCTGTGCAGCATTATATCAGGCAAAATGGCAGTAATCCATTAAATATTATAAAAGATGATTTAAAAGAAAGCTGGGCAAAAAGTGATATGAGGGTAACATTTCCTTTACTTTTGCGAATAGGAAGACTTGAAAAGAATTAA
- a CDS encoding 2,3,4,5-tetrahydropyridine-2,6-dicarboxylate N-succinyltransferase → MNSIQTIIEHAWEKRALLQEPSTTDAIREVIELLDSGKLRVAEPIEGGWQVNEWVKKAVVMYFPIQKMETLEAGIFEYHDKMPLKHNYAEKGIRVVPNAVARHGAYIASGVILMPSYVNIGAYVDSGTMVDTWATVGSCAQIGKNVHLSGGVGIGGVLEPLQAAPVIIEDGAFIGSRCIVVEGVKVETEAVLGANVCLTASTKIIDVTGDTPVEMKGVVPARSVVIPGSYTKKFAAGEYQVPCALIIGKRKPSTDLKTSLNNALREYDVAV, encoded by the coding sequence ATGAATTCCATACAAACTATAATAGAACACGCTTGGGAGAAAAGAGCGTTGTTACAAGAACCATCAACTACCGACGCAATCCGTGAAGTTATAGAATTACTAGACTCAGGAAAATTACGTGTTGCCGAACCTATTGAAGGTGGTTGGCAAGTAAATGAATGGGTAAAAAAAGCAGTAGTAATGTATTTTCCGATACAAAAAATGGAAACGCTAGAAGCGGGTATTTTTGAATATCATGATAAAATGCCACTAAAACATAACTATGCAGAAAAAGGAATTCGTGTTGTTCCTAATGCTGTAGCACGTCATGGAGCTTATATAGCATCGGGGGTTATATTAATGCCTAGTTATGTAAACATTGGTGCTTATGTAGACAGTGGTACTATGGTAGATACATGGGCTACTGTGGGTAGTTGTGCACAAATTGGTAAAAATGTACACCTTAGCGGTGGTGTAGGTATTGGCGGTGTATTAGAGCCTCTACAAGCTGCGCCAGTAATTATAGAAGATGGAGCTTTTATAGGATCTAGATGTATAGTAGTAGAAGGTGTAAAAGTAGAAACTGAAGCTGTACTAGGTGCAAATGTATGCCTAACAGCATCGACAAAAATTATAGACGTTACAGGTGATACCCCTGTAGAGATGAAGGGTGTTGTACCAGCACGATCTGTGGTTATACCAGGAAGTTACACCAAAAAATTTGCTGCTGGAGAATATCAAGTACCGTGTGCCTTAATTATAGGTAAACGTAAACCTTCAACCGACTTAAAGACCTCGCTCAATAATGCCTTAAGGGAATATGATGTAGCGGTTTAA
- a CDS encoding glycosyltransferase yields the protein MSGKHIKISALAIVYNEEHNIREYLNNMSFADEIIVVDSYSDDKTPDIIKEEYPHVKFYQRKFDDFSSQRNYTLDLATHDWIAFFDADERITEKGINEILDVVRSGPEEVALWVKRVFYYQGKPLVNNNFNEDRTARIFRKSKCRYSDKLVHEKLIINGKSRVLKYAIEHYSFINKEDFLQKRLHYSRLKATEFYNEGVNTNIFHFTVRPGFRFFKYYILKFGFINGRRGYEIARILGYHVYMRYVYLREMNAARTKILVIQQKMIGDVLASSSICNTLKAEYPCSRIDYLVNTFTTPVVENNPNIDNIIPFEDGYRESKLKFFKFLKKIRKTNYDVVIDAYAKWESGIITSFSGAETKIGYKKWYTSFFYNKTIAPDKTVSGSALYHRMQLAEALTEKKHPIVYPKIYLIEQERQEAKKQMSEKLNMHLPVFMISVLGSDNIKSLPAEEMAKMIDKISDSCNAQLLFNYLPSQIEKAKEIYNLCSPKTQAKIFFDFYFKDLRSFLAVLEQCNALIGNEGGAVNMAKALDIPTFTIFSPWINKNSWNMLTENEKHTALHLKDYFPEIYGTKHPKEFKDQSLELYKKLTLNLFENDLEAFLKRIMKQAKDEGLLLSRKESI from the coding sequence ATGAGCGGAAAACACATAAAAATATCTGCGCTCGCCATTGTATATAATGAAGAGCACAACATAAGAGAATACCTTAACAACATGTCTTTTGCAGACGAGATTATTGTTGTAGACTCTTACAGTGATGATAAAACTCCTGATATAATAAAGGAAGAGTACCCTCATGTAAAATTTTATCAGCGCAAATTTGATGATTTTTCTTCGCAACGTAATTATACGCTAGACCTTGCAACACATGATTGGATCGCTTTTTTTGATGCTGATGAAAGGATAACAGAGAAAGGTATAAATGAAATACTAGACGTTGTAAGAAGTGGTCCTGAAGAAGTAGCACTATGGGTAAAACGAGTATTTTACTATCAAGGTAAACCACTTGTAAATAACAATTTTAATGAAGATAGAACAGCTAGGATTTTTAGAAAATCTAAATGTCGCTATTCTGATAAATTAGTACACGAAAAACTAATTATAAATGGTAAAAGTCGAGTTCTAAAATATGCTATTGAGCATTATTCTTTTATAAATAAAGAAGACTTCTTGCAAAAAAGGCTTCACTATTCGAGATTAAAAGCTACAGAGTTTTATAATGAAGGGGTAAATACTAATATCTTCCACTTTACTGTACGACCAGGCTTTCGATTCTTTAAATATTACATACTAAAATTTGGGTTTATCAATGGTAGGCGCGGTTATGAAATTGCACGAATACTTGGCTATCATGTATACATGCGTTATGTATATCTAAGAGAAATGAATGCCGCACGTACAAAAATATTGGTAATACAACAAAAAATGATAGGCGATGTACTGGCAAGTAGTAGTATTTGTAATACATTAAAAGCTGAATATCCGTGCTCTCGCATAGACTATTTGGTAAATACTTTTACCACACCTGTGGTAGAAAACAACCCTAATATAGATAATATAATTCCATTTGAAGATGGATATAGAGAAAGTAAACTCAAGTTTTTTAAATTCCTTAAAAAAATAAGAAAAACAAATTATGATGTAGTAATTGATGCCTATGCCAAATGGGAAAGCGGAATTATAACATCGTTCTCTGGAGCCGAAACCAAAATAGGATATAAAAAGTGGTATACTTCATTTTTTTACAATAAAACAATAGCACCAGATAAAACAGTATCAGGATCGGCTTTATATCACCGTATGCAGCTTGCAGAAGCTTTAACAGAGAAAAAGCACCCTATTGTTTACCCTAAAATATACCTCATAGAGCAAGAAAGGCAAGAGGCAAAAAAACAAATGAGTGAAAAACTCAATATGCATTTGCCTGTATTTATGATAAGTGTTTTGGGTAGTGATAATATAAAAAGCCTGCCCGCAGAAGAAATGGCAAAAATGATAGATAAAATAAGTGATAGTTGTAATGCACAACTACTATTTAACTACCTGCCATCACAAATAGAAAAAGCAAAAGAGATATATAACTTATGTAGTCCTAAAACACAGGCTAAAATATTTTTTGATTTTTATTTTAAAGATCTTAGATCATTTTTAGCTGTGCTAGAACAATGTAATGCATTAATAGGCAATGAAGGAGGAGCCGTAAATATGGCTAAAGCCTTAGATATACCTACTTTTACTATCTTCTCGCCATGGATAAACAAAAACTCATGGAATATGCTTACTGAAAACGAAAAGCATACTGCTTTGCACCTGAAAGATTATTTCCCTGAAATATATGGCACTAAGCACCCTAAAGAGTTTAAAGACCAATCATTAGAACTGTATAAAAAACTCACGCTAAATTTATTTGAAAATGATCTTGAAGCGTTTTTAAAACGTATTATGAAACAGGCGAAAGATGAGGGTCTTTTACTATCCCGTAAGGAGTCCATTTAA
- a CDS encoding glycosyltransferase family 2 protein — protein sequence MKISVIVSTYNAEKWLEKVLIGYSNQTYKDFEVIVADDGSRSTTKDLIDRYAANYPVTLRHIWHEDKGYRRQELLNIAIVEAANEYIIMTDGDCIPREDFVAVHAKFAEKGKFLSGGYCKLPMSTSEAITKEDILTQRCFDVNWLKGIDKLGFSQKLKLSSSPILATVLDNVTTTTPSFNNCNSSGFKEDMIAINGYDERMKYGGPDREFGERLENYGVKGKQIRHKAICLHLDHSRGYKTPESLAANLAIRKEVKEKKIKWTPYGIVKDPHLSPVS from the coding sequence ATGAAAATATCAGTAATAGTAAGTACATATAATGCAGAAAAATGGCTAGAAAAAGTACTTATAGGCTATAGTAACCAAACGTATAAAGATTTTGAAGTTATTGTTGCAGATGATGGTTCTCGTTCAACAACCAAAGATCTGATAGACCGTTATGCTGCCAATTATCCTGTTACTCTAAGGCATATTTGGCATGAAGATAAAGGTTATCGTAGACAAGAGCTACTTAATATAGCTATAGTAGAAGCTGCGAATGAGTATATTATTATGACAGATGGCGATTGCATTCCGCGTGAAGATTTTGTAGCAGTACATGCAAAGTTTGCCGAGAAAGGTAAGTTTTTATCAGGCGGGTACTGCAAACTACCTATGAGTACCAGTGAAGCAATAACAAAAGAAGATATACTAACTCAACGTTGTTTTGACGTAAACTGGTTAAAGGGTATTGATAAACTCGGTTTTTCTCAAAAATTAAAACTTTCCTCTAGTCCTATTCTTGCTACTGTTTTAGATAATGTAACGACTACAACTCCTTCTTTTAATAATTGTAATTCTTCAGGTTTTAAAGAAGACATGATAGCTATTAATGGTTATGACGAGCGTATGAAATATGGAGGTCCTGACCGTGAATTTGGTGAGCGTTTAGAGAATTATGGTGTAAAAGGAAAACAGATAAGGCACAAAGCAATATGCTTGCACCTAGACCATAGTAGGGGCTATAAGACCCCTGAATCATTGGCTGCTAACCTAGCAATACGTAAAGAAGTTAAAGAGAAGAAAATTAAATGGACTCCTTACGGGATAGTAAAAGACCCTCATCTTTCGCCTGTTTCATAA
- a CDS encoding lipopolysaccharide kinase InaA family protein encodes MNKVIHTDFQNQSSEITAIIENFATQGTLFIDGKRNKIKLFELGGTTVNVKSFKVPNVVNKLVYRFFRKSKAQRSYEFANILLEKGIGTPQPIAYFEHKAALSLQDSYYMSEQLEADLTFRQLIEIPDYPEHEIILRQFTQFTFKLHEKGIAFLDHTPGNTLIKKVGHEQYEFFLVDLNRMQFHSQMSLEQRVINMAKLTPEEHLITVMSDEYAKLYGCTYEAVLKPMIKHTQYFANRFHRKRAIKRKLGLRKN; translated from the coding sequence ATGAATAAAGTGATCCATACTGATTTTCAGAATCAGTCCTCAGAAATTACAGCGATAATCGAAAATTTCGCTACACAAGGTACTTTATTTATAGATGGTAAGCGTAACAAAATAAAGCTTTTTGAGTTAGGAGGTACTACAGTAAATGTAAAATCGTTTAAAGTGCCTAATGTTGTAAATAAGTTGGTTTACCGTTTCTTTCGGAAGTCTAAAGCCCAACGTTCTTATGAGTTTGCTAATATTCTATTAGAAAAAGGTATTGGCACCCCACAGCCCATTGCTTATTTTGAGCATAAAGCTGCTTTATCGTTACAAGATAGCTATTACATGAGCGAACAGCTTGAAGCCGACCTTACATTTAGGCAACTTATAGAAATACCTGATTATCCTGAACATGAAATTATATTGCGACAGTTTACGCAATTTACTTTTAAACTACATGAAAAAGGGATTGCTTTTCTAGATCATACACCTGGTAATACGCTTATAAAAAAAGTAGGGCATGAGCAATATGAATTCTTTTTGGTAGATCTTAATAGAATGCAGTTTCATTCTCAAATGAGTTTAGAACAAAGAGTTATTAATATGGCTAAGCTTACTCCAGAAGAACACCTGATAACAGTAATGAGCGATGAGTATGCAAAATTATATGGGTGTACTTATGAAGCGGTATTAAAGCCTATGATAAAACATACTCAATATTTTGCTAACAGGTTTCACAGGAAACGCGCCATTAAGAGAAAGCTAGGGTTACGAAAAAATTAA
- a CDS encoding glycosyltransferase, producing the protein MFSHYLITRFNLKNPKWDVTKNNETLLTDEWLEHRLWLFENFCFPSVVAQTNKNFTWLIYFDITTPDTYRQKIETLIAGHGNIKLFYIEGMPAFYPEIKNLITAETKNVPYLITSRIDNDDCIRNSFINEVQNQFKEQDYMAIDVIKGYSLQIKPVVMLGKKEHIFNPFISLIEKNNEPKTVWLNDHNHWKKETRITQVTDKRLWMSIIHEKNKVNEFDGYGNIKWEDVKTEFIVSPAMQANISKNILPHSKWAWTSFKNGLYVNWVLFNKMLKKALGIYKIKS; encoded by the coding sequence ATGTTTAGCCATTACCTCATTACTCGTTTTAACCTTAAAAACCCTAAGTGGGATGTTACCAAAAACAACGAAACCTTACTTACGGATGAATGGCTAGAACATAGGCTTTGGCTATTCGAAAACTTTTGTTTTCCATCGGTAGTAGCACAAACCAATAAGAACTTTACATGGCTTATTTATTTTGATATAACTACTCCTGATACTTACAGACAAAAAATAGAAACTCTTATTGCTGGGCACGGTAATATAAAACTTTTTTATATCGAAGGAATGCCTGCTTTTTATCCTGAGATAAAAAACTTGATTACTGCCGAGACAAAAAATGTACCTTACCTTATCACTTCACGTATTGATAATGATGATTGTATTCGCAACAGTTTTATAAACGAGGTGCAAAATCAGTTTAAGGAGCAAGATTATATGGCTATAGATGTTATAAAAGGTTATTCGTTACAAATAAAACCTGTTGTTATGCTTGGTAAAAAAGAGCATATATTTAATCCTTTCATAAGTCTCATTGAAAAAAATAACGAACCAAAAACGGTATGGCTTAACGACCATAATCATTGGAAAAAAGAAACCCGTATTACCCAAGTAACCGATAAAAGATTGTGGATGTCCATAATACATGAAAAGAACAAAGTAAACGAATTTGATGGTTATGGTAATATAAAATGGGAAGATGTAAAAACCGAGTTTATCGTTTCGCCTGCTATGCAAGCCAACATCAGTAAAAACATACTGCCGCACAGCAAATGGGCTTGGACGAGCTTTAAAAACGGACTGTACGTAAACTGGGTACTATTTAACAAAATGCTCAAAAAGGCTTTGGGTATTTATAAGATTAAATCATAA
- a CDS encoding glycosyltransferase family 2 protein, with protein MRKLPTSTLVTPTYNWPEALELLLLSLLRQTHLPDEIIIADDGSKEETKSVIDKYKDKFSVPLIHIWHEDKGNRKPAIMNKAIAQAKGDYIIEIDGDIIMEKHFIEDHLRFAEEGMYLFGSRVTITKEKLPELYKKQLMHFGFLSSGIKKRGRTLRVPLFMNFIKPVSLRSKKLRGCNMSFWKKDFMAINGFNESLVGWGIDDSEMIQRLHNLGILGKRLKYSGIAYHIYHKEQSKSHIDVNRKIEEETTQKKLTYIEKGVDQYLDK; from the coding sequence ATGCGAAAACTACCTACTTCTACCCTTGTAACACCTACCTATAACTGGCCAGAAGCATTAGAACTGCTACTATTGAGTTTACTAAGGCAAACCCACCTACCTGACGAAATTATTATTGCCGATGATGGTTCTAAGGAAGAAACAAAAAGTGTAATTGATAAGTACAAGGATAAGTTTAGTGTGCCTCTAATACATATATGGCATGAGGATAAGGGCAACAGAAAACCTGCTATAATGAACAAAGCCATTGCACAAGCAAAAGGCGATTATATTATAGAGATTGACGGCGATATAATTATGGAAAAGCATTTTATAGAAGACCACCTGCGCTTTGCCGAAGAGGGTATGTACCTGTTTGGCTCTAGAGTTACGATTACTAAAGAAAAGCTACCCGAACTGTATAAAAAACAGCTTATGCATTTCGGTTTCTTATCAAGTGGTATCAAAAAAAGAGGACGCACGCTGCGTGTGCCGTTATTCATGAACTTTATAAAACCCGTATCACTACGTTCTAAAAAATTAAGAGGTTGTAATATGTCATTCTGGAAAAAAGATTTTATGGCTATCAACGGGTTTAACGAAAGCCTTGTGGGTTGGGGTATAGATGACAGCGAAATGATACAACGACTACACAACTTAGGCATACTGGGCAAACGCTTAAAATATAGTGGTATAGCCTATCACATTTACCATAAAGAACAATCAAAAAGCCACATTGACGTTAATCGTAAAATTGAAGAAGAAACTACCCAAAAAAAATTAACCTATATAGAAAAAGGTGTAGATCAGTACTTAGATAAATAA
- a CDS encoding glycosyltransferase family 4 protein yields MKILHVSGARGWGGNEQQLIDYIPELEKLGTEHIVFGVTNSILHNRCKELGISFIEAKKKKLNKFANYLYLKDVVKKVKPDVIHLHTSDSLTVYTISDLLTGLKTKAVFSKKGMGSRSSLLSKYKYNYKNVAATICVSQRVQEEFSAILTEAAKKKTIVIHDCVSPDILKDTNDAEDIRAKFNIPENTFIVGNIANHTAAKDHFTLIDTADHLINTMGRKDVAFVQVGEYTKLTDELKELIKEKELEKHVFFMGRIAGAYRFNHQFDAFVMTSQREGGPTSVLEAMLLGLPVVTTNVGVVPEVMVNGTNGFICAVKDYKCLAENLAKLIDDEQLIEKFSELGSNAIKKGFMAATLAPQTLDVYKKAMQ; encoded by the coding sequence ATGAAAATACTACACGTATCGGGAGCCAGAGGATGGGGGGGGAATGAACAACAGCTTATTGATTATATACCTGAACTCGAAAAGTTGGGAACGGAGCATATTGTTTTTGGTGTTACCAACTCGATACTGCACAACCGTTGCAAAGAATTAGGTATTAGTTTTATTGAAGCTAAAAAGAAAAAACTAAATAAGTTTGCCAATTATCTATACTTAAAAGATGTGGTAAAAAAGGTAAAGCCCGATGTTATTCATTTGCATACCAGCGATTCACTTACGGTATATACTATTTCTGATTTGCTTACAGGGCTTAAAACCAAAGCTGTTTTCTCTAAAAAGGGGATGGGTAGCCGTAGTAGTTTATTAAGTAAGTATAAGTATAACTATAAAAATGTTGCTGCTACTATATGTGTTTCTCAAAGAGTACAGGAGGAATTTTCAGCGATATTAACAGAAGCTGCTAAAAAGAAAACCATCGTAATACACGATTGTGTTTCGCCTGATATTTTAAAAGACACCAATGATGCTGAGGATATAAGAGCGAAATTTAATATCCCCGAGAATACTTTTATAGTAGGTAATATAGCCAACCATACCGCTGCAAAAGATCATTTCACTTTAATTGATACAGCAGACCACCTTATTAATACAATGGGGCGAAAAGATGTAGCTTTTGTACAAGTGGGGGAATATACCAAGCTCACAGATGAATTAAAGGAACTTATTAAAGAAAAAGAACTTGAAAAACACGTGTTTTTTATGGGACGTATAGCAGGAGCTTATCGATTTAATCATCAGTTTGATGCGTTTGTAATGACATCGCAACGTGAGGGCGGACCAACATCGGTATTGGAAGCAATGCTTCTGGGTTTGCCTGTTGTTACTACTAATGTGGGTGTAGTACCCGAAGTAATGGTGAACGGTACTAATGGTTTTATTTGCGCTGTAAAAGATTATAAATGCCTTGCCGAGAATCTGGCTAAACTTATAGATGATGAGCAACTTATAGAGAAATTTTCTGAATTGGGGAGTAATGCCATAAAAAAAGGGTTTATGGCAGCAACATTAGCTCCGCAAACCCTTGATGTGTATAAAAAAGCAATGCAGTAA
- a CDS encoding DegT/DnrJ/EryC1/StrS family aminotransferase: MIKFLDLQKVNLLHQQEIETRLLKTFRSGWYLFGEEVKLLEQNLCDYIGAKHAIGVANGLDALRLIFKAYIGLGIMQEGDEVIVPVNTYIASILAITDNKLTPILVEPNIENYNIDISKIEEKITARTKAILIVHLYGKAVFSDALKQLAVKHNLKIIEDNAQAIGATWNGVKTGNLGDAAGFSFYPGKNLGALGDAGAVTTNNETLAKTISAIANYGSEEKYINKYQGLNSRLDEIQAAVLNVKLPYLNEENQKRKEIAKYYNEHINNSAIILPKLPDNENEHVWHLYVIRTQKREQLQHYLTQNGIQTLIHYPIPPHKQEAYSDLNTLSFPITEQIHNEVLSLPISPVLTDEELETVVKAINNFEI, from the coding sequence ATGATAAAATTCCTAGATCTTCAAAAAGTAAACCTTCTGCATCAGCAGGAAATAGAAACCCGCTTACTAAAAACGTTTAGAAGCGGTTGGTATCTTTTTGGCGAAGAAGTAAAACTACTGGAACAAAATCTTTGCGACTATATCGGGGCAAAACACGCTATTGGTGTTGCTAACGGACTGGATGCGCTACGCCTTATTTTTAAAGCTTATATAGGGCTTGGCATAATGCAGGAGGGTGATGAGGTTATTGTTCCTGTAAATACTTATATAGCCTCTATACTAGCTATTACAGATAATAAGCTAACCCCCATTTTAGTAGAACCCAACATTGAAAACTACAATATTGATATTAGCAAAATAGAGGAGAAAATTACAGCAAGAACAAAAGCTATACTAATAGTACATCTTTACGGGAAAGCTGTATTTTCTGATGCATTAAAACAACTCGCTGTAAAGCATAACCTGAAAATTATTGAAGATAATGCACAGGCTATAGGTGCAACATGGAATGGTGTAAAAACAGGTAACCTTGGCGATGCAGCAGGTTTTAGCTTTTACCCTGGTAAAAACTTAGGGGCACTAGGCGATGCTGGTGCCGTAACCACCAACAATGAAACATTAGCCAAAACTATTAGCGCTATTGCCAATTATGGTTCGGAAGAAAAATATATAAATAAGTACCAAGGATTAAATTCCCGATTGGATGAAATACAGGCTGCCGTGCTCAACGTAAAGTTGCCTTATTTGAATGAAGAAAACCAAAAACGAAAAGAAATTGCCAAGTATTACAATGAACATATAAATAACTCTGCTATTATATTGCCTAAACTGCCTGATAATGAAAATGAACACGTTTGGCATTTGTACGTCATTCGCACCCAAAAAAGAGAACAACTACAGCACTATTTAACCCAAAACGGAATCCAAACATTAATACACTACCCTATACCACCACATAAGCAAGAGGCGTATAGCGATTTGAATACTTTATCTTTCCCGATAACAGAACAAATACATAACGAAGTTTTAAGTTTACCTATAAGTCCTGTGTTAACAGATGAAGAGCTTGAAACAGTTGTAAAAGCAATAAACAATTTTGAAATTTAA
- a CDS encoding L-threonylcarbamoyladenylate synthase, producing MSDSNINDEVHHAFEVIKNGGIILYPTDTVWGIGCDATNAEAVKKIYALKQREESKSMIVLMNSDRMMYNVFKEIPDVAWEIIEVSEKPTTLILDKPRNIAANIIAPDNTLGVRLVKEPFCYKLMERMKKPLVSTSANIGGMPTPNSFKEIDHHILDGVDYVVNLHHDKIAAKPSTIIKLGNDLQVKVIRP from the coding sequence ATGAGCGACAGCAATATAAACGACGAAGTACACCACGCATTTGAAGTAATAAAAAATGGAGGTATTATCCTCTACCCTACTGATACCGTTTGGGGTATCGGTTGTGATGCTACCAATGCCGAAGCAGTAAAAAAAATATATGCCTTAAAACAGCGTGAAGAAAGCAAAAGCATGATAGTACTTATGAACAGCGACCGAATGATGTACAATGTATTTAAAGAAATACCCGACGTAGCATGGGAAATTATTGAAGTAAGTGAAAAACCAACCACTTTAATACTAGACAAGCCACGTAATATAGCTGCAAATATTATAGCTCCTGATAACACGCTTGGCGTACGATTAGTAAAAGAACCTTTTTGCTATAAACTGATGGAGCGTATGAAAAAACCACTTGTATCTACCTCTGCAAATATAGGTGGAATGCCAACACCAAATTCTTTTAAAGAAATTGACCATCATATTTTGGATGGCGTAGACTATGTCGTAAATTTGCACCACGATAAAATTGCCGCAAAACCATCAACAATTATCAAACTCGGCAATGATTTACAGGTAAAAGTTATCCGACCTTAA